Below is a genomic region from Verrucomicrobiota bacterium.
GTAAAATCTCCGCCAAGAACGCGCTGCGCAAGGAATTGCTGGCCCTCGTCCGTCAAATTGGCGTTTACTTGCAGGTCAAGTCCGGCGGCGACCGGACCATTCTGGAAAGCACCGGTTATGACCTGGTCAAAGACCGCGTGCCGAATCCCAACCCACCTGCCGCGCCGCAGAGTTTCAAGGTTGTCGCCGGTGCGTTGCCCGGCTCAGTGGTGGCCAGCGCGAAAAGCCCGCGCGGGGCGCGCTCGTTCGAGGTGCAATATTGCCTGGGGGATACGTCCGTGCCAGCCAATTGGAAGCTCGGCGCGCAGCACGGTTCCTGCCACAGAATTAAGATTGCCGGCCTGGATCGCGGCAAGGATTACTCGTTCCGCATTCACGCCATTGGCCAAGACGGCCCCGGCCCCTGGTCGGAGGTGGTCGTTTTCATGCCGTCTTGAGTCGGTTCGGTTTGAGCCGCCGCCGCCCTGGAAACTCCAGGGCGGCTTTTTTTTGCGTCTGGTGCAGCGCATAAATTCCCCGCCACCGTCCAAAACCCGGCGCTGGATTGTGCCCGCTCAATTCGAAGGATTGGCAGAAATTATCATCGGCTGCCAGTTTGTTATTATGGCACCAACCATCCCATCCCTGTAACGCCCCCGGCGGTCAATTGCAAAACGGCCGGGCGTGGGGACGCAGTTCGCGCAAGCCTGATTGAGATTCAGGCTTCACAATGCGGGATTCGGGGGGTATGCTGCCGGCATGAAGTTGCTTGTGATTGCTGTCGTATTTATGGGATGGGCGTCCGCCCTGCCCGCGCAAACTCCGCCGGGTACTGCCACCCGCCCCAATTTCATCGTCATTCTTTCAGATGATATGGGGTATTCCGACCTTGGTTGTTATGGCAGCGAAATCCAGACCCCCAATCTGGATCAACTGGCAGCCGGGGGCGTGCGGTTCACCCAGTTTTATAATACCGCCCGGTGTTGCCCCACGCGCGCTTCCCTATTGACCGGATTATATCCGCATCAGGCGGGGGTGGGGCACATGATCGAGGATAAGGGGCTCGAAGGGTATCAGGGACAGTTAAATCAAAAGTGCCGCACGATCGCCGAAGTCTTGCGCCCCGCTCATTATCGCACCTACGCGGTCGGCAAATGGCATGTGTCGCTGAATCTGAAGGGGGATGGCCCCAAGTATAATTGGCCGTTGCAACGGGGCTTCGACCGTTATTATGGCACCATTACCGGGGCCGGCAGTTATTTTGACCCGGGCACGCTGGTCCGCGATAATACGCCCGTATCCGCGCTGAGCGACCCGGACTATCGGCCCGCGCTCTTTTATTACACGGATGCCATCACCGATCACGCCGTGCGGTTCATCACGGAGCATCAGCGGGACCATGCGAGCGAGCCGTTCTTTCTGTATGTGGCGTACACCGCCGCCCATTGGCCGCTGCACGCCAAGAACTCCGATATTGCCAAGTACAAGGGCCGGTATGATGGTGGTTATACCCCCATACGGCAGGCCCGGTTCGAGCGCGCCAAGCAACTGGGGTTAATCCAACCCACGTGGGACTTAAGCCCGCAGGCCGGTGATTGGGAAGCGGCCACCAACCAAGCGTGGGAGGCGCGTTGCATGGAGGTATATGCGGCCATGATTGACAGCATGGATCAGGGCATTGGCCGGATCGTCGCCACGCTGCGAAAGCAAGGGCAGCTAGAAAATACCCTGGTCGTGTTTCTCCAGGATAACGGTGGTTGCGCCGAAACCATTGGCCGCAATGCCGGCCCGAAGCGCCCGGATAAACCCACCTTGCCGGTGATTCCACCGGAGGCGATTCGGCTGGATGTTCGGCCTACCCAGACGCGCGCGGGCATGCCCATGCTGCGTGGGCCGGAGAATATGCCCGGCCCCGAGGATACCTTTATCGCCTACGGCAAAGCCTGGGCCAATGTGAGCAATACGCCGTTTCGTGAATATAAACATTGGGTGCATGAGGGGGGAATTTCCACACCATTGATCGCGCATTGGCCGCGAGGAATTGCCACCGCGTTGACCAATAAGCTGGTCCATACTCCCGCTCATTTGGTGGACATCATGGCAACGTGCGTGGATTTGGCCCAAGCCGATTATCCGGCGGAAGTCGCGGGCCAAAAGGTTCGGCCCATGGAGGGCGTGAGCCTGCGGCCGCTACTGGAGGATAAACCGCTGGTGCGTCCCAACCCGCTTTATTGGGAGCACGAAGGCAATCGCGCCATCCGCATCGGTGCGTGGAAACTGGTGGCGAAAGGACCCGCCGGGAAATGGGAACTGTATGATATGAACGCCGATCGCACTGAGATGCATGATCTGGCGGCGGAACAGCCCGAGCGGGTGCGGGAACTGATGGCGCAATGGGAAGCGTGGGCCAAGCGGGCACAAGTGCTGCCGTGGATTTGGAAGCCGCCGTATGGGCAGACAAATGCCGGTAGCTCGATGATGGATCTCAAGGCGGGGGACAGCTTTGACCAAGAATCCTCTCCGGAAGTAGCCAAGCGCCCCCTCACCATCACCGCTGAGGTGACGGAACCCGGCAATGGGGTGATTCTGGCCCAGGGCGGCCGCAATCTCGGTTATGCTTTGCTGGTCGTGGAAGGACGCTTAAGTTTCATTCTGCGCGAGAAAGGCAACCTCTCCACGGTTACTGCGGCAACGGCGCTGCCTTCGGGACCGTGCAAAGTCGGTGTGACCTTGGCCAACAGTGGCACGGTAACCTTGCGCGTGAATGGAAAAGAGGTGGCGATTGGCAATGTTGGCGGGTTCTTGAGCAAAACCCCGACGGATGGGCTGACGGTTGGCTTCGATGGCGGCCATGAAGTCGGTGACTACAAAGGTCCGAATAACTTTCAGGGCAAGCTGGGGAAAATCAGCTTGAGCCTGGAGTAATCAATTCGATCTGCTGACTTCCAACTCCTGGCTACTGGCCATCCTTTTGCACCTGCCAGTTTTGTGCTTCGGATTTCGGATTTTCACAGATGTTTGTGCGTCCCCTCTCGTCTTTACGGCGCTGGTTTCAGCCCTTCCCATTTCACCACCCAGCTCCCGTCATCCGGGAAACCAGGTGCTGATTGTTTCTCCGGAGCGCCATCCCAACCGGCTGCCATCATTGCCACCGCATAGAGTAGCCCGCCATTGCTGGGAAAGTACGGGAATGGACCGCCCAAGCTTAGGCCGGCCGCGTTGAATTGGTTCCTCGCCGCCGGGTGCAATAGCGCGTCCACCGCCATCTGCCGTTCGCCATTGCGTGCCGCCCCCATCGCCAGCAGCGGAAAGTCCCAACCCCAGGTCTTGCGATCCCATTGCCAGGTCTGCCAGGTTTTGCGCACGGTGTTTTTGGTGGTGACGGGATTGGCCCCATCGCCGGGTAAAAATCCCAGCATTCCCACCAGCGACGGGTGTTCCCAATTCCATTTGGTATAGGTGTTGGTCATGCCTTCCTGCTGTAAATAGCAGCCGTCCTGTTCCGGTAATGGCGCAAGGCGGCGCAGCACCTCATCCCACTCCGGAGTGCGTGTCAGGCCCAAGCGTTCACGCCAAGTTTGCGCCTCGCGCAACCCGAACCGCCAATAGGATAATTCAAAGGCTGGGTTGTATGCCCCCAACGGATCGGTATTTTCCGGCACTGTCTTCAAGGGCGGACCGAGTACGTATTTTCCCGTGGCGTGATCCAGCACCGCGTATGCCGCCATGAAATCGGCCGTGGCAAACACGACTTCCTGCCACTTTTCCAGGGTGGCCCGGGTGGGATGCAACCGGTAGTCCAGCAGCGCGTAGAAGATCGGGTGCGGCTGTTGCCAGATCAGCAACGGGCCCACACCGGAAGGGGAGTCGCGTCCCTCCGGCCCCACCATCTTTGGCCAGCGTGCGCCACGGTAACCTTGTTGTTCGGCAAGCTCGCGTGCAGCGGGCAACGTTTTCTGGTACCAGCCCAGACTGCGCTCAAACAGTGGCCAGCGGTCCCACAGCGCGTAATGTGCTCCGTGCCACCAGTGCATCTCCAGGTGGAATTTCCCATACCAACCACTGTTGTTATACAAGCCGCTTTCCTGAGGAGGCAGGGAACCAGCCTCGTTCGCCGCCAGCAAGTATTGCGACTGCACAATGCGCCGTTCCAGTTCGTGCCAGCGCCCATCTTTGCTGCCGGATAAATCGATGGCGCCACCGGTCTGCCAGAAGCGCGCCCAATGGGCCGCAGCCGCGGCTTTTACCGTGGCAAAATCCGGCAATGCCCCTGACGGTTTCTCAGCAGCGAAAGCGACAACGAATTCCAAGGTGGTTTCTGTTCCCTCGGCAGCGAGTGAAAAGACATGTGCGGTTTCCTCCCTTAAGACGGCGGCTCCAGTCCATGCCAGGGCCGTGGTGTAGTGCGTGTCATCCAGCGTGCGATCCAATTGGGCCTGGCGATCTTTTCGGGTGACGCGTGTTGTGTGCGCCTCCGGTGCGTTCCAATTCGCGCCGGTGACGAGATGATTGCCATAGGGAAAAGCCAGTTCCACCGCCAGCCTTCCCTTGGCTAGCAACGGCGACTCAATGCGTATGGCGATGGCATTGAGTTCGGGATGCGCGCAGGTCTCCACCCGCACCGGCTGCCCTTCCAACTCATATTGGCTGGTGATGATTCCCCGCCATAAATCCAATTCCTGGTGGGCCTGCCTGATTTGATCTGCTTTCAACCCGCTGTTGGTCGCCGACTGAAGGCGCAAGGCAATCCGGCCCAAGTTGAAACGGTGCGGGTTTTCGCGCAGCCACGTGTAAACCGCCTCCTGTCCTTTGCTGCTGGTTGCGTAACCTACCTTTCGCCCATGCACCTCGTATTCGGTGAGTTTGAAATCGGTCAGCCGCACGCCTGCCGGGAGCGGGTAACTGTGCCAGCCCCATTGCGATAAGGTATTCCCATAAAAGGTTTGCAAGCCGGTGATGTCCACGCCAAAGGCGAATTCGCCATTGCCGACTTGCAAAATCGTTTGTGGATCGGCTTTGGCAAGCACCACCTTGTGCCGTTCCACCACCGACTGCCGGCCAATCGGGGTTCCGGCACCCACTGCCCACGTGCCGACCACGATGCACCACCAGAATAATAACGATCTTCTCATGGCTATTCGGCGTTTATAATAACGCTTCCCGCCAGGTTTGTTCCCAGGAACCAGCCGTAGCCGGCATTTTGGTTTTGGAGCAGTGCGCCGTTGATGGTTCTGGTGGTCTTCGTTCCCGGAATTCCAACACTGCCGGTGAATAATCCGGCTTTAATACCGGTCGTGGTCAGCGTGAGTTTCAGTCCGTTGGTGCCGGTCACTTTGTTTCCTGCGCCAATCGCGATCCCGTTGGTGACACTTTCGGCAAGATTCCCGCCTTCAAGAATTATCGTGCCATTCGTCCAGTTCAGGATCTGCGGCAAATTGGTGAAGGATGAGCCGACCGCGTTGCAGACCTCGCAAGGCCAGCCAGTGGTGTACATTTTCGCCTTGGGTTGTGCCGGCTTGCTCCAGCTCACCACCCCTCCCAAATCTGTGTTGTTCGTAAAATTCAGCCAGCCGATCACCATTCCGGTTTTCCCGTACAGCGCGCTGTAAAGCGGCCATTGTCCGGTTTTGGACACAACGGTGCTGGCCGTCACGGGCTCGCCGTCGCCCATTGCCCCGTTCACCGTCACGCCCCCCGTCGGACTCACGCTCACCGCCAGCGCACCATAACCTCCGGGAAGATTCGTCGAACCGCCGTTGCTGGTAATGACGAGCGTGTATTGGCCGGCTTGTGGTGCGGGGTTGAGCTTGGAATAGGCTGCCCGCAGGACATAGATTTCCGCCGTCCAGGTGCCGTTGCCAATGCGTCCGGTGATGGCACTGCCACTGTGGAGATCAATTTGCAGCGTTGCGTTCCACCCTGCTGCACCTTTGATCGAAGCGGTCTGCCAAGTGCCGTCTAGCGCAAACTGGCCTGACAGCGGATAACTCTTTGCACCCTGCTGCACTTGAGCGGTAAAGGTCCCGGCTGGGGTCACACTGATGGTGAAGGAGCCCGCATTGCTGACGGCTACGCCGTTGGTATCAGAGAACAATCCGCTATAGTTCCCGGCAATCGGAATGAATGGGTTGGGTACAAAATTGGCCACCAGTGTCAAATTGCTTTCCATGGTGAACTTCAAGGCTGGGCCATTGGTCAGGACGGCTCCGGCTCCATTGACCCAGTTGGAGAACAGGTAGCCTGTTCCCGGTACCGCCGTCATCGTGTAGCTTTGCCCGAGTTCCAGCAGCTTGCCGTTGTAGCTGCCTTTGATTGTCCCGTTGCCGTTGGTCCAAACTGTCAATGTGTCGCTCGCAATATACAGAAAACTGACGCTGCTGGTTGCGGAATAGTTGCCGACTGCGTCCGTGGCGTAGGCTTTGACTGTGTTGGAACGCATGGTTAACGGAAGTGTGGCTTCCCAGGTTGTCGTGCCCGTGGCTGGCTGCCAAGTTCCATTGTTCAATTGAAACTGCACGCCGGTTATTGCCGCACTGCCGCTCGCTGTTCCCTTCACGGTGAAAAGGCTGTTGCTCACTCTTTGGCCGATTTTAGGTTCCGCAATCGCCAAGGTTGGCTTGGCGATCTTGATCGAGCTGTTAAGCCGTCCAAGGTTGGCGCGTGCCTGCCCGCCCAGGGTGGCAAAGTTTCCCCCCACCAATATTTTCCCATCCGGTTGCAGCGCCAACGACGACACCCAGGAGGCTTGTGCACCCTGGTAACTTCCACCGTCTATCCCCACCTTGAACGTGGTGTCCAAAGTGCCATTGGCATTGAGCCGGATGACGCCTAATGCTGGCTGATAGCGTATGCCGTTCAGCTTGGTAAACGTTCCCCCCAACAAAACCTTCCCGTCCGGTTGCACCACCATGGCTGAGGCGAAGCTATTGACGCTCAAGCTGAAAGTGGAGTCCACGCTGCCATCCGCATTGAATCGCGCAAAATACTTGATCCCCTTGCCATCCGGCGTGGGGAAAGCTCCACTGGCAAGGATTTTCCCGGTGGGTAACACCGCCAGGGAAAACACGGAAGGACCGTTTATGGACCAGTTAGTGCTGGGATGAAAAGTGCCATCCAGACTGCCATCCGCATTAAATCTACCAATGCACAGGCGCGGTTGTCCCGCCAGCGTCGTGAATTCCCCGCCCACGAGGATTTTTCCATCGGGTTGTGCCGCCATGGTGAGTACACTATATGTGTCGGTGCCCGCCCACTGGCTGTTAAAGGCGGCATCCGTACTGCCATCCGCATTGAGCCGTTTAATCTGGCCATTCACCAGTTGGAGAATTTTACCCTCGGGCTGCATCACAAGGTGTGCTGGACTTGCCCCTGGGAAAAAGAATGGATCGCGGCTCCCATCCACATTGAGTTTGCCAAAACCCCAGGTGACGGATTGGCCGCCTAGCGTCGTAAAGCTTCCCGACACCAGTATTTTACCGCCACTCAAAACCGCAATATTTTCCACGAGGTCATTCGCTCCCGGATTAAAGGAATCCAAGGTTTGGGAACGGCCTGGCATGGGTGCGGCCAATAGAAAGCCCAGCAGAGAACTGATCGCAAGTTGTTTTTTGGCACACTGAATGTATTCCCTTGTCGTATGGCGGTAAGGGAGCACTCCTTTTGATTCGCTATTCATAAGCTCATTCATGGGGGCGAAACCTATGCTTGCCGCAGTCCGGATTCAAGCGTGAATTTTGCCAGAGGGTTATTTTCTTCCATACTGGACTGCGATAATTTAAATTCGCAACTCGGCATGGTCACAATTTGGCATTGACGTTGGGGATTATCGGTGACCGTGAATTGAAAATACGGCCATGGACGCAGCGTCCTAAAACGCCTCGGCTGGGTTGT
It encodes:
- a CDS encoding fibronectin type III domain-containing protein — encoded protein: MVKLILDYSDTSDPILLTKTFAMVHGLTGNLHFPLPWPTEFPTLAALTAKQTAFAEAMAAAADRDKGKISAKNALRKELLALVRQIGVYLQVKSGGDRTILESTGYDLVKDRVPNPNPPAAPQSFKVVAGALPGSVVASAKSPRGARSFEVQYCLGDTSVPANWKLGAQHGSCHRIKIAGLDRGKDYSFRIHAIGQDGPGPWSEVVVFMPS
- a CDS encoding arylsulfatase yields the protein MKLLVIAVVFMGWASALPAQTPPGTATRPNFIVILSDDMGYSDLGCYGSEIQTPNLDQLAAGGVRFTQFYNTARCCPTRASLLTGLYPHQAGVGHMIEDKGLEGYQGQLNQKCRTIAEVLRPAHYRTYAVGKWHVSLNLKGDGPKYNWPLQRGFDRYYGTITGAGSYFDPGTLVRDNTPVSALSDPDYRPALFYYTDAITDHAVRFITEHQRDHASEPFFLYVAYTAAHWPLHAKNSDIAKYKGRYDGGYTPIRQARFERAKQLGLIQPTWDLSPQAGDWEAATNQAWEARCMEVYAAMIDSMDQGIGRIVATLRKQGQLENTLVVFLQDNGGCAETIGRNAGPKRPDKPTLPVIPPEAIRLDVRPTQTRAGMPMLRGPENMPGPEDTFIAYGKAWANVSNTPFREYKHWVHEGGISTPLIAHWPRGIATALTNKLVHTPAHLVDIMATCVDLAQADYPAEVAGQKVRPMEGVSLRPLLEDKPLVRPNPLYWEHEGNRAIRIGAWKLVAKGPAGKWELYDMNADRTEMHDLAAEQPERVRELMAQWEAWAKRAQVLPWIWKPPYGQTNAGSSMMDLKAGDSFDQESSPEVAKRPLTITAEVTEPGNGVILAQGGRNLGYALLVVEGRLSFILREKGNLSTVTAATALPSGPCKVGVTLANSGTVTLRVNGKEVAIGNVGGFLSKTPTDGLTVGFDGGHEVGDYKGPNNFQGKLGKISLSLE
- a CDS encoding Ig-like domain-containing protein, with the protein product MNSESKGVLPYRHTTREYIQCAKKQLAISSLLGFLLAAPMPGRSQTLDSFNPGANDLVENIAVLSGGKILVSGSFTTLGGQSVTWGFGKLNVDGSRDPFFFPGASPAHLVMQPEGKILQLVNGQIKRLNADGSTDAAFNSQWAGTDTYSVLTMAAQPDGKILVGGEFTTLAGQPRLCIGRFNADGSLDGTFHPSTNWSINGPSVFSLAVLPTGKILASGAFPTPDGKGIKYFARFNADGSVDSTFSLSVNSFASAMVVQPDGKVLLGGTFTKLNGIRYQPALGVIRLNANGTLDTTFKVGIDGGSYQGAQASWVSSLALQPDGKILVGGNFATLGGQARANLGRLNSSIKIAKPTLAIAEPKIGQRVSNSLFTVKGTASGSAAITGVQFQLNNGTWQPATGTTTWEATLPLTMRSNTVKAYATDAVGNYSATSSVSFLYIASDTLTVWTNGNGTIKGSYNGKLLELGQSYTMTAVPGTGYLFSNWVNGAGAVLTNGPALKFTMESNLTLVANFVPNPFIPIAGNYSGLFSDTNGVAVSNAGSFTISVTPAGTFTAQVQQGAKSYPLSGQFALDGTWQTASIKGAAGWNATLQIDLHSGSAITGRIGNGTWTAEIYVLRAAYSKLNPAPQAGQYTLVITSNGGSTNLPGGYGALAVSVSPTGGVTVNGAMGDGEPVTASTVVSKTGQWPLYSALYGKTGMVIGWLNFTNNTDLGGVVSWSKPAQPKAKMYTTGWPCEVCNAVGSSFTNLPQILNWTNGTIILEGGNLAESVTNGIAIGAGNKVTGTNGLKLTLTTTGIKAGLFTGSVGIPGTKTTRTINGALLQNQNAGYGWFLGTNLAGSVIINAE